Proteins from a genomic interval of Gadus macrocephalus chromosome 2, ASM3116895v1:
- the clpp gene encoding ATP-dependent Clp protease proteolytic subunit, mitochondrial yields the protein MSIRSALGFGISAIKCTRSLHQTPVWRSPLVPMVVEQTGRGERAYDIYSRLLRERIICVMGPIDDTVASLVIAQLLFLQSESNNKPIHMYINSPGGVVTAGLAIYDTMQYILNPISTWCVGQAASMGSLLLAAGTAGMRHSLPNARIMVHQPSGGARGQATDIAIQAEEIMKLKRQINRIYAKHTGQPLEHIEGVMERDRYMSPIEAQDFGIIDRVLVHPPQAGQDEPELVKKEAAAAAAAAAAPPTGTGDTPQPSVTEESPPGTNLPSSFRPEP from the exons ATGTCAATACGA AGTGCATTGGGATTTGGAATTTCAGCAATCAAATGTACCCGATCCCTTCACCAAACGCCAGTCTGGAGGAGTCCACTTGTACCCATGGTTGTGGAACAAACG ggaagaggagagagagcctATGATATCTACTCGCGTCTGCTCAGGGAAAGAATTATTTGCGTCATGGGCCCG ATTGATGATACAGTAGCAAGCCTGGTGATCGCCCAGTTGCTATTTCTGCAGTCCGAAAGCAACAACAAGCCCATTCACATGTATATCAACAGTCCAG GCGGCGTGGTGACGGCCGGCCTGGCCATCTACGACACAATGCAGTACATCCTCAACCCCATCTCCACGTGGTGCGTGGGCCAGGCCGCCAGCATGGGCAGCCTGCTGCTGGCCGCAGGCACGGCCGGCATGAGGCACTCCCTGCCCAACGCCCGCATCATGGTGCACCAGCCGTCGGGCGGGGCCCGG GGTCAAGCCACAGACATCGCCATCCAGGCTGAGGAGATCATGAAGCTCAAGAGGCAGATCAACAGAATCTATGCCAAACACACAGGCCAACCGCTGGAGCACATCG AGGGCGTGATGGAGAGGGATCGCTACATGAGCCCCATCGAGGCGCAGGACTTCGGCATCATCGACCGGGTCCTGGTGCACCCGCCCCAGGCCGGCCAGGACGAGCCCGAGCTGGTGAagaaggaggcggcggcggcggcggcggcggcggcagcgcccCCCACAGGCACGGGGGACACACCACAGCCCTCCGTCACAGAGGAGAGCCCTCCAGGGACCAACCTGCCGTCGTCCTTCCGACCCGAGCCCTGA